In the Sarcophilus harrisii chromosome 3, mSarHar1.11, whole genome shotgun sequence genome, one interval contains:
- the LOC100922295 gene encoding uncharacterized protein LOC100922295 isoform X2, whose amino-acid sequence MVPMAFIVPRGSEGPQPGNKPNREPSRPQLAASQGRPSNASRSLATLPEVIGKPLAGGEKQIPEGRTEAGPGLRGAESHPGGDGLAFTGGGRSGGRCWAGSREQCLWRYDPQLYHITSGSQPSVVLPYGIVSSFAK is encoded by the exons ATGGTGCCCATGGCCTTCATAGTACCCCGCGGCTCGGAAGGACCCCAGCCAGGAAACAAACCAAACCGTGAGCCTTCCCGCCCGCAGCTCGCAGCCTCCCAAGGGCGTCCCTCTAACGCTTCGCGTTCCTTAGCAACGCTCCCGGAAGTGATTGGAAAACCGTTGGCGGGAGGCGAGAAACAGATTCCGGAAGGCCGTACGGAGGCGGGGCCTGGGCTGCGCGGGGCGGAGTCGCATCCGGGAGGGGACGGTTTGGCCTTCACTGGGGGCGGGCGGAGCGGAGGCCGCTGCTGGGCGGGGAGCAGAGAGCAATGCCT ctggcgttatgatccacagctgtacCATATTACTTCAGGCTCACAACCATCAGTTGTACTTCCCTATGGCATAG
- the LOC100922295 gene encoding uncharacterized protein LOC100922295 isoform X1 → MVPMAFIVPRGSEGPQPGNKPNREPSRPQLAASQGRPSNASRSLATLPEVIGKPLAGGEKQIPEGRTEAGPGLRGAESHPGGDGLAFTGGGRSGGRCWAGSREQCLWRYDPQLYHITSGSQPSVVLPYGIGVIKKPHFHCFQTRTAPHESVLKHIDK, encoded by the exons ATGGTGCCCATGGCCTTCATAGTACCCCGCGGCTCGGAAGGACCCCAGCCAGGAAACAAACCAAACCGTGAGCCTTCCCGCCCGCAGCTCGCAGCCTCCCAAGGGCGTCCCTCTAACGCTTCGCGTTCCTTAGCAACGCTCCCGGAAGTGATTGGAAAACCGTTGGCGGGAGGCGAGAAACAGATTCCGGAAGGCCGTACGGAGGCGGGGCCTGGGCTGCGCGGGGCGGAGTCGCATCCGGGAGGGGACGGTTTGGCCTTCACTGGGGGCGGGCGGAGCGGAGGCCGCTGCTGGGCGGGGAGCAGAGAGCAATGCCT ctggcgttatgatccacagctgtacCATATTACTTCAGGCTCACAACCATCAGTTGTACTTCCCTATGGCATAG GTGTTATTAAGAAGCCTCACTTCCATTGCTTCCAAACAAGGACTGCTCCTCATGAAAGTGTATTGAAACATATTGACAAATAA